The nucleotide window catccttcaatgagTCCCACCTACTATGAACCACCATCTTCTTTAACTGGTCCTTCTTCTCTTGCATGCTACTCAAAGTGAGAAAGTTTGAAGCAAACCTAGTCAGTCCTGGCCTCACTACCTCTTTCCCCTCTGTGAAGTATCTCAAGCACTCCAGTGTCCCTGTGTGGCCATAGACAAATATGGTAAATGCCTTTGCTTGGTCAACCACTTTCTTGAACCGAGTCATGTTGCCAATTCCTTGGAGCATAAGGTTGATTGTGTGAGCTGCACAAGAGGTCCAAAATATGTGTGGCCTCTTCTCTTCCAATAGCCTCTTTGCTCCCATGTTGTTAGAGGCATTGTCAGTCACTACTTGCACCACATTGTCTGGACCAATCTCTTCAATTGCTTTGTCCACAAGATCAAAGATGACCTCACTGGTATGTGAGACATGTGACATCTCCTTAGAGCTGATGAAGGAGGTTCCATCAGCACAATTGATGCACAGATTCATTATGCTTCTCCTCTTCCTATCTGACCAAGCATCAGTCATAATAGAGCATCCATTTTTCATCTTCTCGGCTTCACGCTCCTGCAGCAAACTCTTGGTTCTTTCATATCCTTCTTCCAACAACTTCCCTCGTAGTGCATCCTAAGTTGGAGGTACAAGTCCTGGACCAAACTATCCAATTGCTTCGCACATTTGCTTGAACTCATCATTGTCGCATGCATTGAAAACAA belongs to Miscanthus floridulus cultivar M001 chromosome 4, ASM1932011v1, whole genome shotgun sequence and includes:
- the LOC136548398 gene encoding uncharacterized protein, producing the protein MKNGCSIMTDAWSDRKRRSIMNLCINCADGTSFISSKEMSHVSHTSEVIFDLVDKAIEEIGPDNVVQVVTDNASNNMGAKRLLEEKRPHIFWTSCAAHTINLMLQGIGNMTRFKKVVDQAKAFTIFVYGHTGTLECLRYFTEGKEVVRPGLTRFASNFLTLSSMQEKKDQLKKMVVHSRWDSLKDVKSKKGKEATTTILSPSFWKDVKLTLTVFEPLVKVLRLVDGDVRPSMGFLYGELLKAKR